The Streptomyces sp. NBC_00659 genomic interval CACGCCGCCGACGCGGCGATCGTCCGGCGCACCCGGGAGACCCGGCCCGAGGGCTGGTTCGCCTACATGGCCGCCAAGTTGGCAGCCTCCGGAGCCCCGGAGGAGCACATCGCCCCGCTGCGCGAGGCACGCACATCCGTACGCCGCCCCAGTACGCTGCCCGGCTTCTCGCCCGCGCTGCCCGACCGCGAGATCGTCCCCGGCGAACTCCTGCCCCTGCCCGGCCGCCGGCTGCGCGCCGTCTGGACCCCCGGCCACACACCCGGGCACGTCTGCCTCCACCTGGAGGAGGCCCACCCGGACCGGCTGCCCGGCAACGGACGCCTGTTCTCCGGCGACCATCTGCTGCCGAGGATCACCCCGCACATCGGTCTCTACGAGGACCCGGACACCCACGGGCGCCCTCCCTACGCGAACGGGATCGAGGGCCTCGCGGAGATCGCCGACCCGCTCGGCGACTACCTCGACTCCCTGGAACGCGTCGGACGCCTCGCCCCCGCCGAGGTGCTCCCTGCCCACCAGCACGTGTTCACCGACGCCCCGTCCCGGGTCGCGGAGCTGCTCGCGCACCACGAGGAGCGGCTCACCGGCCTGCTCACGCTGCTCTCCGTACCGCTCACGCCCTGGCAGCTCGCCGAACGCATGGAGTGGAACCGCCCCTGGGCCGACATCCCCTACGGATCACGGAACATCGCGGTCTCCGAGGCCGAGGCCCACATTCGCCGACTGGTGAAGCTGGGCCGGGCGGAGGCCGTGACGGGCAGCGACCCGGTGACCTACACGGCGGTGTGACACAGCCCCACCCACCGATCACCAGGCCCGGTCGAGCCCAGACCCACCGGTCACCCGGCCCGACCGACCCCAGGCACTCCGATCACCCGGCCCGACCGACCCCAGGCACTCCGATCACCCGGCCCGGCGTCACCCGCACCCACCGATCACCCGGCCCAGCAGCTCCCGCACCCGGCCGATCGCTCAGCCCAGCAGCTCCCGTATCAACGCGTCCGCCTCGCCCAGGAGTCCGGTCTCACGCGTGCTCATCGTCGGGTTGGCCGCCCTGCGCGATGCCGCCTCCTCGAGCCCCTCCTCCGTCACCTGGTCCTCGTTCCCGTCGAGCAGCGCCTCCAGCGTCTCCTCGGCCACGCCCCCGACCGCCTCGCCGCCGACGGCGACCTGGGCGAGGATCACGGCGGACATGGCCCAGTCGAGACCGGGTGCCCCCTCCTCGGCGTTGGACCAGTCGATGACCTTCGGCCCGTCCGGGGTGAGCATCACGTTGTCGGGGTGCAGATCCAGGTGCAGCACACGGACGGCGGGGTCGGCGGAGAGCCGCGCGGGCACGACGTGCAGCTTGCGCAGCAGCCTGGCCAGGGTGAGGCCCGCCTCCTGGGCGGAGAGCAGGCCCTGGCCGAAGGCCTCCAGCATGGTCGGCCCGGACAGCCGCTCCATCACCAGGTCCCCGCCGGTCGCGGCCCGCACCCCCGGCACCGGATAACCGTGCGAGCGCACGTGCTGCATCACCGCCGCCTCGGCCGTCGCGTCGCCCCAGCCCTCGCGGTCCCGCCGCAGCACCCACGCCTCGTCGATCTCGTAGACGTCCGCCGAACGCCCCGAGCCGAGCAGTCTCCCCGTTCGCATGACCCGAACCTAGCGGATGTCGCCCAGGTCACTCCGGGCCCGTGCCCCAGGCAACACCCGGCGGAATCCGGGCGGCCGGTAGAGTGTGCGCGTCGTCATCACACCCTTACGAGGAGAAGCCGGTGCGAATCCGGCGCTGACCCGCAACCGTGATCCACTTCGGTGGTGAGCCGGATCGCCTCGCACGGGACGTGACCGGCTCGCGCCCTCGGCAGCCCGCCGACGGCCGGCATCGTCGAGGGATACGGAGCCGGAGCCGCCCGGATACCTCTGTGTGCCCGGTGCTGCCCGGCTCCCCGCAGGGAGAGTCATGTTTGTTCGCCGCACCGCAGCGGTACTGGCCGCCACCGCCGTCATCGGGGCGGTCGTCGCACCGGCCGCCTCCGCCGACTCCTCCCCGTCGCCGTCGCCCTCGGTGGCGCTGCCCTCGGGCCTGTTCGGCTCCGGCGACCCGACCTACGACGGCGTGTGGCGCCAGTCGCTCGCGCTGCTCGCCCAGCACACCGTCGGTGTGCGGCCCGCCGAGAAGGCCGTGGACTGGCTGACCGGCCAGCAGTGCGCGAACGGCGCCTTCGCCGCGTACCGCGCCGACGCGAGTGCCGCGTGCGACGCGAAGACCCAGGTCGACACCAACAGCACCGCGGCCGCCGTCCAGGCGCTCGCCGCACTCGGCGGGCACGACGACGCCACCGGCAAGGCCGTCACCTGGCTGAAGTCCGCGCAGAACAAGGACGGCGGCTGGGGCTACATGGCCGGCGGACCCAGCGACGCCAACTCGACGTCCGTCGTGATCGGCGCGCTGAAGGCGGTCGGCAAGAAGCCCGCGAGCGTCTCCAAGGACGGCAAGTCACCCTTCGACGCCCTGCTGAAGCTGTCGACGGCCTGCGACGCGGAGGGCGACGGCGCCTTCGCCTACCAGCCCGACAAGAAGGGCAAGCTGGCGGCGAACGCGGACGCGACCGCGGCGGGCGTGACGGCCGGCATGGGCCAGGGCTTCGTGGCGGCGACCGGCTACAAGTTCGACCTCACGGGTTGCCACACCCTCGACACTCCCGACATCGCGACCGCGGCGGGGAACGGCGCCGGCTATCTCGCCAAGGCGCTGGCGAAGACCTCGTACCTGAAGTCCGCGCTCCCCGGTGCCAAGGACCAGCCCGACTACGGCAACACGGCGGACGCGGTCGTGGCCCTGTCGGCCATCGGTGCGGCGAAGCCCGCGCAGAAGCCGCTCGCCTGGCTGGAGAAGAACTCCGCGGACTGGGCGGCTCAGTCCGGCCCCGCCGCGTACGCACAGCTGATCTTCGCCGCGCACGCCACCGGCACCGACCCGCGCGACTTCGGCGGCAAGGACCTCGTGGCACAGCTCAACGCCACGGGCCCGGCGCCGGCCGCGGCGGGTGCCTCGGCGAGCCCGAGCGAGAAGAAGAACGACGAGAAGAAGGACGACGGCAACGGGCTCGGCGTCTGGTGGATCGTCGGCGTCGGCCTGGTCGCGGGCATCGGCATCGGCTTCCTGATCAGCGGCCGCAACAAGAAGCGCCAGCTGTGACCGCCCGTCGGACGACCGCGCCCCTTCTGGCCCTGGCGCTGGCTCTCCTGCTCCTCGTCCTCGGCGGCGCGGGGCAGGCCGGAGCCGTCGGCTACCGCTACTGGTCCTTCTGGGACCTGACCGGCGGGAAGTGGACCTACGCCACCCAGGGTCCGTCGACCGCGCGGCCGTCCGACGGCGACGTCCAGGGCTTCCGCTTCGCGGTGAGCGAGGACTCCCAGCACGCCGTACAGCCGCGCGGGGAGCGGGAGTTCGCCGCGATATGCGCCAAGACGCCCGCCCGGCACGGCAAGAAGCGGGTGGCCCTGGTCATCGACCCGGGCACCGCCGCCGACGCGCCGTCCGGCGAGCGGCCGCCGTCCGCGCGCACCGCCTGCGCCCAGGTCGCTCCCGACGCGAGCACCGCGGAGGCCCTGGCCGCGGTGGCAGGTCCCCTGCGCTACGACACCAACGCCCTGCTGTGCGCCATCACGGGCTATCCGCGGACGGGCTGCGGCGACCCGGTCGCGGCCGCCGGACCGGCCGCGTCCGCCCGCCCGCACACCTCCGCACCGGCCCGGCAGGGCCCTTCGGTGGGCCTGCTGGCGGGAGCGGCCGCGGTGGCCGCGCTGGGTGCGGCGGCCGTCTGGCAGGCCCGTCGGCGCAGGGGCTAGGCGCAGGTCATGACCGAGTCCGACCGCCCCACCACCTCCACTGGCGACCGCCCCACCACATCCACTGGCGACCGCCCCACCACATCCACTGGCGACCGCCCCACGGCGCGATGGGGCTCCGCCCCGCCCGAACGGGACCGGGAACCCCGGGTGTCGGGCCCCCGGCGCCCGGACCCGGACACACATGAGACGACGCTCCCGCCGAGCACCGGCCCGGCGGGACCGTCGCCGACCTCCCGCTCCCGCCCCCGCGCTCTCCCCCTCTCCCTCCCCCGCAGCGGTACGAGCCGTACGAGCGGTACGCGTACCGTCTCCGTGGCGAACCGGGCCCACGCCCTGCACCCCGGGGCCTGGTGGATCTGGGCGCTGGGGCTCGGTACGGCGGCCTCCCGCACCACGAATCCGCTTCTGCTCGCGCTGCTCATGGCGGTGGCGGGGTTCGTGGTGGCCACGCACCGCACCGACGCCCCCTGGGCCCGCTCCTACACCGCGTTCGTGAAACTGGCGGCGGCCGTCCTCGTCATCCGCCTGGCCTTCGCCGTCTTCCTCGGCTCCCCGATCCCCGGCACGCACGTGATCGTCACCCTCCCCGAGATCCCCCTCCCGCACTGGGCACAGGGGGTGCGCGTCGGTGGCCGGGTCACCGCCGAGGGCCTGCTCTTCGCGCTCTACGACGGCCTGAAGCTGGCCGCCCTGCTCGTCTGCGTCGGCGCGGCCAACGCCCTCGCCAACCCGGCACGGCTGCTCAAGTCGCTGCCGGGCGCGCTGTACGAGGCGGGCGTCGCGGTGGTCGTCGCGCTCACCTTCGCGCCGCACCTGATCGCCGACGTCCAGCGGCTGCGCGCCGCGCGCCGGCTCCGCGGCCGTCCCGACCGAGGGCTGCGCGGCCTCCTGCACGTCGGACTCCCCGTCCTGGAGGGCGCGCTGGAGCGTTCGGTCGCGCTGGCCGCAGCGATGGACGCGCGCGGGTACGGGCGTACGGCACAGGTCCCGGCCGCCGTCCGCCGGACCACCGGAGCCCTCACCCTGGGCGGCCTGCTCGGCGTCTGCGCCGGCACCTACGGACTGCTGACCGCGGCGGGCGACAGCTACGGCCTGCCGGTCCTGCTGGCCGGGCTCGGCGCGGCACTCGGCGGCCTGTGGCTGGGCGGCCGCCGCACACCGCGGACGCGGTACCGGCCCGACCTCTGGGGCGTCCGGGCCTGGCTGGTCGCCGGGTCGGGCGTGGCGGTCGCGGCCCTGATGATCGTGGCCGCCTCCAGCGACCCCGCCGCCCTGCGCCCCGGCGTCATCCCCCTGGTCGCCCCCACCCTCCCGCTCCGGCCGGCGGCGGCGGTCCTGCTCGGCCTGCTCCCCGCTTTCGCGGCCCCGGCCGCCCGGCGAACCCCTGCCCCCGAGGAGTCTTCGTGATCCGCTTCGAGGATGTCTCCGTGACGTACGCCGGTGCGGCCGAACCCTCCGTCCGGGGAGTGGGCTTCGAGGTGCCGGAGGGCGAACTGGTCCTGCTGGTCGGCCCGTCCGGGGTCGGCAAGTCGACGGTGCTGGGCGCGGTGAGCGGACTGGTCCCGCACTTCACGGGCGGAACGCTGCGCGGCCGGGTCACCGTCGCGGGGCGGGACACCCGTACCCACAAGCCGCGCGAACTCGCGGACGTGGTCGGCACCGTGGGCCAGGACCCGCTGTCCCACTTCGTGACGGACACGGTGGAGGACGAACTCGCCTACGGCATGGAGTCGTTGGGCCTGGCACCGGCCGTGATGCGCCGCCGCGTCGAGGAGACCCTCGACCTCCTTTCGCTGGCCGACCTGCGCGACCGCCCGATCGCCACCCTGTCCGGCGGCCAGCAACAGCGGGTCGCGATCGGTTCCGTGCTCACCCCGCACCCGCGGGTCCTGGTCCTCGACGAACCCACCTCGGCGCTGGACCCCGGCGCCGCCGAGGAGGTCCTCGCCGTCCTCCAGCGCCTGGTCCACGACCTCGGCACCACGGTCCTGATGGCCGAGCACCGCCTGGAACGCGTCGTCCAGTACGCCGACCGGCTCGCCCTCCTGCCCGCGCCGGGAGCGCCGCTGACGCTCGGCACCCCGTCCGAGATCATGGCCGTCTCCCCGGTCTGCCCGCCGGTGGTGGACCTCGGCCGCCTGGCCGGCTGGTCCCCGCTCCCGCTGACCGTGCGCGACGCGAGACGCCGGGCGGGAGCACTGCGCGAGCGCCTGGCCACCACCGCTCCGGCACCGGCCGGACCCGCCGCTCCCCTCAGCCCGCCCCTTCCGATTCCCGGGGCACCGGAACGCCCCGCCACCTCCCCTTCCCCGCTCTCCCGTCTCCTCCGCGGTCGTGGCGGCGGTCGCGGCCCCGCCGCCGCCCCGTCGTCGTCGGAGGTGGCCGTCGTCGCGTCGCTGGCCGTCCGGCGCGGGCGCGTCGAGGCTCTGCGCCAGGTCGATCTGACGGCGGGGCCGGGCGAGACCATCGCGCTGATGGGCCGCAACGGCGCCGGGAAGTCGACGCTGCTCGGAGCGCTGGTCGGGCTCGTCGAGCCGACCGCCGGTTCCGTACGGGTCGGCGGGGCGGCACCGCATCGCCTGGCACCGCGTGACCTCGTACGGCGGGTGGGACTCGTACCGCAGGAACCGCGGGATCTGCTGTACGCGGACACGGTGGCCGCCGAGTGCGCCGCAGCCGACGAGGACGCCGGGGCCGCCACCGGAACCTGCCGGTCGCTGGTGTCCGAACTGCTGCCGGACATCGCGGACGGCACGCATCCCCGTGACCTGTCCGAGGGGCAGCGGCTGGCGCTGGCGCTGGCCGTCGTCCTCACCGCACGCCCTCCGCTCCTGCTCCTCGACGAGCCCACCCGCGGTCTCGACTACGCGGCCAAGGCCCGGCTGGTCGCCGTGCTGCGCGGGCTCGCCGCCGAGGGGCACGCCATCGTGCTGGCCACCCACGACGTGGAACTCGCCGCCGAGCTCGCCGACCGTGTGGTGATCCTCGCGGACGGCGAGGTCGTCGCCGACGGTCCCACCGCCGAGGTGGTCGTCGCGTCCCCGTCCTT includes:
- a CDS encoding SCO2322 family protein — translated: MTARRTTAPLLALALALLLLVLGGAGQAGAVGYRYWSFWDLTGGKWTYATQGPSTARPSDGDVQGFRFAVSEDSQHAVQPRGEREFAAICAKTPARHGKKRVALVIDPGTAADAPSGERPPSARTACAQVAPDASTAEALAAVAGPLRYDTNALLCAITGYPRTGCGDPVAAAGPAASARPHTSAPARQGPSVGLLAGAAAVAALGAAAVWQARRRRG
- a CDS encoding MBL fold metallo-hydrolase: MTQVTDHGGGVRSISVPIPDNPLGHTLVYLVDTDAGPVLVDTGWDDPASWDTLVEGITGCGTSVAEIHGVVITHHHPDHHGLSGRVREASGAWIAMHAADAAIVRRTRETRPEGWFAYMAAKLAASGAPEEHIAPLREARTSVRRPSTLPGFSPALPDREIVPGELLPLPGRRLRAVWTPGHTPGHVCLHLEEAHPDRLPGNGRLFSGDHLLPRITPHIGLYEDPDTHGRPPYANGIEGLAEIADPLGDYLDSLERVGRLAPAEVLPAHQHVFTDAPSRVAELLAHHEERLTGLLTLLSVPLTPWQLAERMEWNRPWADIPYGSRNIAVSEAEAHIRRLVKLGRAEAVTGSDPVTYTAV
- a CDS encoding ABC transporter ATP-binding protein, encoding MIRFEDVSVTYAGAAEPSVRGVGFEVPEGELVLLVGPSGVGKSTVLGAVSGLVPHFTGGTLRGRVTVAGRDTRTHKPRELADVVGTVGQDPLSHFVTDTVEDELAYGMESLGLAPAVMRRRVEETLDLLSLADLRDRPIATLSGGQQQRVAIGSVLTPHPRVLVLDEPTSALDPGAAEEVLAVLQRLVHDLGTTVLMAEHRLERVVQYADRLALLPAPGAPLTLGTPSEIMAVSPVCPPVVDLGRLAGWSPLPLTVRDARRRAGALRERLATTAPAPAGPAAPLSPPLPIPGAPERPATSPSPLSRLLRGRGGGRGPAAAPSSSEVAVVASLAVRRGRVEALRQVDLTAGPGETIALMGRNGAGKSTLLGALVGLVEPTAGSVRVGGAAPHRLAPRDLVRRVGLVPQEPRDLLYADTVAAECAAADEDAGAATGTCRSLVSELLPDIADGTHPRDLSEGQRLALALAVVLTARPPLLLLDEPTRGLDYAAKARLVAVLRGLAAEGHAIVLATHDVELAAELADRVVILADGEVVADGPTAEVVVASPSFAPQVAKILAPAPWLTVAQVRRALA
- a CDS encoding phosphotransferase, producing MRTGRLLGSGRSADVYEIDEAWVLRRDREGWGDATAEAAVMQHVRSHGYPVPGVRAATGGDLVMERLSGPTMLEAFGQGLLSAQEAGLTLARLLRKLHVVPARLSADPAVRVLHLDLHPDNVMLTPDGPKVIDWSNAEEGAPGLDWAMSAVILAQVAVGGEAVGGVAEETLEALLDGNEDQVTEEGLEEAASRRAANPTMSTRETGLLGEADALIRELLG
- a CDS encoding CbiQ family ECF transporter T component, translated to MANRAHALHPGAWWIWALGLGTAASRTTNPLLLALLMAVAGFVVATHRTDAPWARSYTAFVKLAAAVLVIRLAFAVFLGSPIPGTHVIVTLPEIPLPHWAQGVRVGGRVTAEGLLFALYDGLKLAALLVCVGAANALANPARLLKSLPGALYEAGVAVVVALTFAPHLIADVQRLRAARRLRGRPDRGLRGLLHVGLPVLEGALERSVALAAAMDARGYGRTAQVPAAVRRTTGALTLGGLLGVCAGTYGLLTAAGDSYGLPVLLAGLGAALGGLWLGGRRTPRTRYRPDLWGVRAWLVAGSGVAVAALMIVAASSDPAALRPGVIPLVAPTLPLRPAAAVLLGLLPAFAAPAARRTPAPEESS
- a CDS encoding prenyltransferase/squalene oxidase repeat-containing protein; this encodes MFVRRTAAVLAATAVIGAVVAPAASADSSPSPSPSVALPSGLFGSGDPTYDGVWRQSLALLAQHTVGVRPAEKAVDWLTGQQCANGAFAAYRADASAACDAKTQVDTNSTAAAVQALAALGGHDDATGKAVTWLKSAQNKDGGWGYMAGGPSDANSTSVVIGALKAVGKKPASVSKDGKSPFDALLKLSTACDAEGDGAFAYQPDKKGKLAANADATAAGVTAGMGQGFVAATGYKFDLTGCHTLDTPDIATAAGNGAGYLAKALAKTSYLKSALPGAKDQPDYGNTADAVVALSAIGAAKPAQKPLAWLEKNSADWAAQSGPAAYAQLIFAAHATGTDPRDFGGKDLVAQLNATGPAPAAAGASASPSEKKNDEKKDDGNGLGVWWIVGVGLVAGIGIGFLISGRNKKRQL